From Streptomyces asiaticus, one genomic window encodes:
- a CDS encoding quinone oxidoreductase family protein has protein sequence MSNSSRQMKAVTIPEFGDAEVLRVATVPVPEPGPGQVAIDVAYAGANFAEVLYRRGVVDVPLPFVPGIEVSGRIRAVGEGVEDLTAGQPVAALSIVDSGGYAEVVVTSADLVVPLDGLGIGMDVAAALPSNSTTAFLVLDRVARIEPGERVLVYAAAGGVGSQLGQAARLLGAGHVVGTVGSAAKIETARRFGYHEVITRDRIADAGAFDIVVDMVGGPARRAGLDRLAPMGRLVVMGNASGAEDIGVPANELWFTNRTVSGFNLAAFSAAFPAETRRALRRAVAAVATGDLRTRVETLPLEQAAEAHRRIESGTTTGKLVLEVAAL, from the coding sequence ATGAGCAACAGCAGCAGGCAGATGAAGGCAGTGACCATCCCCGAGTTCGGCGACGCCGAGGTGCTCCGCGTCGCCACCGTTCCCGTCCCCGAGCCCGGGCCGGGCCAAGTCGCCATCGATGTGGCGTACGCGGGCGCCAACTTCGCCGAGGTCCTCTACCGGCGCGGCGTGGTCGACGTGCCGCTTCCCTTTGTGCCCGGTATCGAGGTGTCGGGGCGGATCCGGGCGGTCGGTGAGGGCGTCGAGGACCTGACCGCCGGGCAGCCGGTGGCCGCGCTCTCGATCGTCGACAGCGGTGGTTACGCCGAGGTGGTGGTCACCTCGGCGGACCTGGTCGTGCCGCTGGACGGCCTCGGTATCGGGATGGACGTCGCCGCGGCGCTGCCGTCGAACAGCACTACCGCGTTCCTCGTGCTCGACCGGGTGGCCCGGATCGAGCCCGGAGAACGCGTTCTGGTCTATGCGGCGGCCGGCGGCGTGGGAAGCCAACTCGGCCAGGCCGCCCGCCTGCTGGGCGCGGGCCATGTGGTCGGCACCGTCGGCAGTGCGGCCAAGATCGAGACCGCCAGGCGCTTCGGCTACCACGAGGTGATCACACGGGACCGGATCGCCGACGCGGGCGCGTTCGACATCGTGGTCGACATGGTCGGCGGCCCGGCGCGCCGTGCGGGTCTTGACCGGCTGGCCCCGATGGGGCGCCTGGTGGTGATGGGCAACGCCTCCGGCGCCGAGGACATCGGTGTCCCGGCCAACGAACTGTGGTTCACCAACAGGACCGTCTCCGGCTTCAACCTGGCCGCCTTCTCCGCCGCCTTCCCCGCGGAGACACGCCGGGCGCTGCGCCGCGCGGTGGCGGCCGTGGCGACGGGAGATCTGCGGACGCGGGTCGAAACCCTGCCGCTGGAACAGGCCGCCGAGGCCCACCGCCGCATCGAATCGGGCACGACCACGGGCAAGCTGGTGCTCGAGGTCGCGGCGCTGTGA
- a CDS encoding helix-turn-helix transcriptional regulator gives MTTSDSPLSRDDRRTELREFLRSRRARVSPANVGMPDGGRRRTPGLRREEVAVLAGVGVSWYTWLEQGRDIKVSEQVLDTIARALLLGSAERAHLYRLAGLNPPQTPSAPSAAPSPEVRRLLDAWSPRPGYVRDRHWNFTAVNDAARVVFGYGDSDHNCLVSFFTNARYRVLHRNWAETATDVAAAFRADAARYPDDPEFGRIAADLAADSPEFAELWARHDVAEHTSAVKAVDHPDAGTMIFDATLLPLPEHPGHHLILHNPRPGTDTQQRLEALLRQHSLVVPHPG, from the coding sequence ATGACCACCTCTGATTCGCCCCTGTCCCGCGACGACCGGCGCACCGAGCTGCGGGAGTTTCTGCGCAGCCGCCGGGCCCGGGTCTCCCCGGCCAATGTCGGCATGCCGGACGGCGGCCGGCGGCGCACACCGGGGCTGCGGCGCGAGGAGGTCGCGGTGCTGGCAGGCGTCGGAGTGTCCTGGTACACGTGGCTGGAGCAGGGGCGCGACATCAAGGTGTCCGAGCAGGTCCTCGACACGATCGCCCGGGCGCTGCTGCTGGGCTCCGCCGAGCGTGCCCACCTCTACCGCCTGGCAGGACTCAATCCGCCGCAGACCCCCTCCGCGCCCTCGGCGGCGCCCTCACCCGAGGTGCGGCGATTGCTGGACGCCTGGTCACCGCGGCCCGGCTATGTCCGCGACCGCCACTGGAATTTCACTGCCGTCAACGACGCGGCACGCGTGGTGTTCGGCTACGGCGACAGCGACCACAACTGCCTGGTCTCCTTCTTCACCAACGCCCGCTACCGGGTGCTGCACCGGAACTGGGCCGAGACCGCGACCGATGTGGCCGCCGCCTTCCGGGCCGACGCGGCGCGCTACCCGGACGATCCGGAGTTCGGCCGCATCGCCGCCGATCTGGCCGCGGACAGCCCCGAATTCGCCGAGCTGTGGGCGCGTCACGATGTGGCCGAGCACACCAGCGCGGTGAAGGCGGTCGATCACCCCGACGCCGGGACAATGATCTTCGATGCCACCCTGCTGCCGCTGCCCGAGCACCCCGGGCACCACCTGATCCTGCACAACCCACGTCCCGGCACCGACACCCAGCAGCGGCTGGAGGCGCTGCTGCGGCAGCACAGCCTGGTGGTGCCACACCCAGGATGA
- a CDS encoding O-methyltransferase encodes MADQLELSAALSGYVREFSLREDTVLAELREQTSQLPAGSAMQVMPEEGQLLTLLAGLTPARGILEIGTFTGYSTLCLARALAPGGTLVTCDITDRWARIGADYWRRAGVEDRIEVRVGDAATTLEALIDERGAGSFDLVFIDADKRGLPDYYERSLTLVGDTGLIVVDNTLFFGRVVDPEARDADTEGVRAFNALVRDDPRVEMSLIPMADGITLIRKRRVTA; translated from the coding sequence ATGGCGGACCAGCTGGAGCTCTCGGCCGCGCTCTCGGGTTACGTCCGGGAGTTCTCCCTCCGCGAGGACACCGTCCTCGCGGAGCTGCGCGAGCAGACGTCCCAACTGCCCGCGGGCAGCGCGATGCAGGTCATGCCCGAGGAGGGCCAGCTGCTGACGCTGCTGGCGGGTCTCACCCCGGCGCGCGGGATCCTCGAGATCGGCACCTTCACCGGGTACAGCACGCTGTGCCTGGCACGCGCGCTCGCACCCGGCGGAACGCTGGTCACCTGCGACATCACCGACCGCTGGGCCCGCATCGGCGCCGACTACTGGCGTCGGGCCGGTGTCGAGGACCGGATCGAGGTCCGCGTCGGTGACGCGGCAACCACCCTCGAGGCCCTCATCGACGAGCGGGGGGCCGGCTCGTTCGACCTCGTGTTCATCGATGCCGACAAACGGGGCCTTCCGGACTACTACGAGCGGTCGCTGACCCTCGTCGGCGACACCGGCCTCATCGTGGTGGACAACACCCTGTTCTTCGGCCGGGTCGTCGATCCCGAGGCGCGGGACGCCGACACCGAAGGGGTCCGCGCGTTCAACGCGCTGGTCCGCGACGATCCTCGCGTGGAGATGTCCCTGATCCCCATGGCGGACGGCATCACCCTGATCCGCAAGCGCCGGGTCACAGCCTGA
- a CDS encoding TetR/AcrR family transcriptional regulator, with amino-acid sequence MSKPAARIRLADAAFVLFDERGYERTTVDDIAERAGVGRTTFFRHYRSKEAVIFPDHDRLLELIRDRLATSSDSTALVAVSDAVRLVLLHYIDEGDLARRRYALTSKVSALRDREIASVARYQRLFREFIADWMGDPTEAASLRAELMAAAVVAAHNHVLRRWLRGESADPVAEVDEAMREVLALFPTPQSPGERDDDGTTLVAFRTSQDLDTLLPSLRRLIEDSP; translated from the coding sequence ATGAGCAAGCCAGCCGCGCGGATCCGGCTCGCGGACGCCGCGTTCGTTCTCTTCGACGAACGCGGATACGAGCGGACCACCGTCGATGACATCGCCGAACGGGCCGGAGTGGGCCGTACGACGTTCTTCCGGCACTACCGGTCGAAGGAAGCGGTCATCTTCCCCGATCATGACCGGCTGCTGGAGCTGATCAGGGACCGCCTGGCGACCTCCAGTGACAGCACCGCCCTGGTCGCCGTATCCGACGCCGTACGCCTGGTGCTGCTGCACTACATCGATGAGGGCGACCTCGCGCGCCGCAGGTACGCGCTCACCAGCAAGGTTTCCGCCCTGCGGGACCGGGAGATCGCCAGCGTGGCGCGCTACCAGCGACTGTTCCGCGAGTTCATCGCGGACTGGATGGGAGACCCCACCGAGGCGGCCTCGCTTCGGGCCGAGCTCATGGCGGCGGCAGTGGTGGCGGCCCACAACCACGTACTGCGCCGATGGCTCCGGGGCGAGTCCGCCGACCCCGTCGCGGAGGTCGACGAGGCGATGCGCGAAGTCCTCGCTCTCTTCCCGACGCCTCAGTCCCCCGGGGAGAGGGACGATGACGGCACCACCCTCGTCGCGTTCCGGACCAGCCAGGACCTCGATACCTTGCTCCCCTCGCTGCGACGCCTCATCGAGGACAGCCCTTGA
- a CDS encoding 3-hydroxyacyl-CoA dehydrogenase family protein, with amino-acid sequence MTANPRSDTIAVFGAGVMGCGITALALGRGVDVVLVDVSDEVLRAAEAEIAQQLRHGRFMGAFPGSRATGTLTTTLSGEAAADATAVIEAITEDSSLKARMLAEVSGVVAPGTTLITNTSGIPIDELAKSVRRPAELAGVHFMNPAYLIEMVEVIRGPRTAEDTVAAVFSLLGRLGKKAVVVHDAPGFVTSRLLHPMINEAARIVAEGTASVESVDRLMQGCLGHPTGPLRTADLIGLDNLADALRLLAERTGNPAFAPCDLLREKVRHGDLGRKTGRGFYDYEGVLS; translated from the coding sequence GTGACGGCGAATCCGCGCTCGGACACGATCGCCGTTTTCGGCGCAGGGGTAATGGGGTGCGGCATCACCGCACTGGCACTGGGCCGTGGGGTGGACGTCGTCCTCGTCGACGTCTCGGACGAGGTGTTGCGCGCCGCCGAGGCGGAAATCGCCCAGCAACTGCGGCACGGGCGGTTCATGGGCGCCTTCCCGGGCTCCCGGGCGACCGGAACGCTGACGACGACGCTGTCCGGCGAGGCCGCGGCGGATGCCACCGCGGTGATCGAGGCGATCACCGAGGACTCCTCGCTCAAGGCGCGGATGCTGGCGGAGGTCTCCGGTGTGGTCGCCCCCGGGACCACGCTGATCACCAACACGTCGGGGATTCCCATCGACGAGCTGGCGAAGTCGGTGCGGCGGCCCGCGGAGCTGGCCGGGGTGCACTTCATGAATCCGGCCTATCTCATCGAGATGGTGGAGGTGATCCGCGGCCCGCGGACCGCCGAGGACACCGTGGCCGCGGTGTTCTCCCTGCTCGGGCGATTGGGGAAGAAGGCGGTCGTGGTGCACGACGCGCCGGGGTTCGTCACCAGCAGGCTGCTGCACCCCATGATCAACGAGGCGGCGAGAATCGTGGCCGAGGGCACCGCGAGCGTCGAGTCCGTGGACCGGCTGATGCAAGGGTGCCTCGGTCATCCGACCGGGCCGCTGCGCACCGCCGATCTGATCGGGCTCGACAATCTCGCGGACGCTCTCCGGCTGCTTGCCGAGCGGACCGGAAATCCCGCCTTCGCCCCCTGTGACCTGCTGCGGGAGAAGGTGCGCCACGGCGATTTGGGCCGCAAGACGGGGCGCGGTTTCTATGACTACGAAGGGGTGCTTTCATGA
- a CDS encoding acyl-CoA dehydrogenase family protein, translating to MPEPLAGARELVDDLVGDRAAEWDRSGEIPDEVLRRLAARGLLCAGVPADFGGLGATSAANGEFTAYVGSRCSSLRSVMTSQGMAAWAIQRLGGPRQHAMYLPELAGGRLAAVAFSEAEAGSDLSAMTTTIEPDGDAVVVRGRKVWTTAAHYADVIVVVGRYGSGAAAVVVPISAPGVTVRRVPLPSGCRAAGHADVHLDEVRLPADAVLGGGQPLMLLVTTALAYGRISVAWGCVGILRACLDAARRHARDRRQFGEPLARHQLVGRHLANLLTAEQIATRVCEHASRGWDSGSPDMVIATVLAKQVSAAQAAQGAATAVQVLGSAAAHEGHVVERAYRDAKLMELIEGSTEICQLILADHAVSMAAS from the coding sequence ATGCCTGAGCCGCTCGCCGGGGCGCGCGAGCTCGTCGACGACCTCGTCGGCGACCGGGCCGCGGAGTGGGATCGGTCCGGTGAGATCCCCGATGAGGTGCTGCGGAGGCTGGCGGCCCGCGGTCTGCTGTGCGCGGGGGTGCCGGCGGACTTCGGCGGCCTTGGCGCGACCAGCGCGGCGAACGGCGAGTTCACGGCGTATGTCGGCAGCCGGTGCAGCTCGCTGCGGAGCGTGATGACGTCGCAGGGCATGGCCGCGTGGGCCATCCAGCGCTTGGGCGGCCCGCGGCAGCACGCGATGTATCTGCCGGAGCTGGCCGGTGGCCGGCTCGCCGCCGTCGCGTTCAGCGAGGCGGAGGCCGGCAGCGATCTGTCGGCGATGACCACGACCATCGAACCGGACGGGGACGCGGTCGTCGTCCGCGGGCGGAAGGTGTGGACCACCGCCGCCCACTACGCCGATGTGATCGTCGTCGTCGGCCGCTACGGCTCCGGTGCGGCGGCCGTGGTGGTTCCCATCTCGGCTCCGGGCGTCACCGTACGCCGGGTGCCGCTGCCGTCCGGCTGCCGGGCGGCGGGCCACGCGGATGTACACCTCGACGAGGTGCGGCTGCCCGCCGACGCGGTACTCGGCGGTGGACAGCCGCTGATGCTGCTGGTGACGACGGCGCTGGCGTACGGGCGGATCTCGGTCGCGTGGGGCTGCGTGGGCATCCTGCGGGCCTGTCTCGACGCCGCCCGCCGCCACGCCCGCGACCGCAGGCAGTTCGGTGAACCACTCGCCCGGCACCAGCTCGTCGGCCGCCATCTGGCGAATCTGCTGACCGCCGAGCAGATCGCCACCCGGGTGTGCGAGCACGCCAGCCGCGGCTGGGACAGCGGCTCTCCCGACATGGTCATCGCCACCGTTCTCGCCAAGCAGGTGAGCGCGGCGCAGGCCGCGCAGGGTGCCGCCACGGCGGTGCAGGTCCTGGGATCGGCCGCGGCGCACGAGGGTCATGTGGTCGAGCGCGCGTACCGCGACGCGAAGCTCATGGAGCTCATCGAGGGCAGTACGGAGATCTGCCAGCTGATCCTCGCCGACCACGCGGTGTCGATGGCAGCGAGCTGA
- a CDS encoding acyl carrier protein yields MSAEQAITAEGIEQGITGFVSGRVNAEVPADQDLFASGLVSSMFAMELVVHLEQAFSVQILGDDLKRDNFRTVAAMTALVLRLRDAGQPADA; encoded by the coding sequence ATGAGCGCGGAGCAGGCCATCACCGCTGAGGGGATCGAGCAGGGGATCACGGGGTTCGTCTCGGGGCGGGTGAACGCGGAAGTCCCCGCCGACCAGGACCTCTTCGCCTCCGGGCTGGTGTCGTCGATGTTCGCGATGGAGCTCGTCGTCCACCTGGAGCAGGCGTTCTCGGTGCAGATCCTGGGGGACGACCTCAAGCGGGACAACTTCCGCACCGTGGCGGCCATGACCGCCCTTGTGCTGCGGTTGCGCGACGCCGGGCAGCCCGCCGATGCCTGA
- a CDS encoding HAD-IIIC family phosphatase, translating to MTEPATIVKCLVWDLDNTLWQGTLLEDGEVTLPAPVEKLIAELDSRGILQSVASKNDHDQAWQRLEALGVAEYFLLPRIGWGPKSDSVREIAAELGFALGTIAFVDDQPAERAEVQFHLPEVRAYTPEQLSGLADLPEFNPPTVTVDAARRRQMYQAGFQRKSAEAEFTGPSEDFLRSLGLVMRIQRATEEELSRVEELTLRTSQMNATGVHYSIAALRALLADPHHEVLVTTLTDRFGPHGAVGLQLLEKHASVWHLKLLATSCRVVSFGAGSVILGWLAGEAARAGVHLIADFRPTERNRMMEVAYRFAGFTGEPCDCRAGLAPPREPGVERLHLLPEPHDPPPTMELHAPRLA from the coding sequence GTGACGGAACCAGCCACCATCGTGAAGTGCCTGGTGTGGGACCTGGACAACACCCTGTGGCAGGGCACGCTCCTGGAGGACGGCGAGGTGACGCTGCCCGCCCCGGTCGAAAAGCTCATCGCCGAACTGGACAGCCGCGGCATCCTCCAGTCGGTGGCCAGCAAGAACGACCACGACCAGGCGTGGCAGCGGCTCGAAGCGCTGGGCGTGGCCGAGTACTTCCTCCTGCCGCGCATCGGCTGGGGCCCGAAGTCGGACTCGGTGCGTGAGATCGCCGCCGAGCTCGGCTTCGCACTCGGCACGATCGCCTTCGTCGACGACCAGCCGGCGGAGCGGGCGGAGGTCCAGTTCCATCTGCCGGAGGTCCGCGCGTACACCCCCGAGCAGCTGTCCGGCCTCGCCGACCTGCCGGAGTTCAACCCGCCCACCGTGACCGTGGACGCGGCCCGCCGCCGGCAGATGTACCAGGCCGGATTCCAGCGGAAGTCGGCCGAGGCGGAGTTCACCGGGCCGAGCGAGGACTTCCTGCGCTCCCTCGGCCTGGTGATGCGCATTCAGCGCGCCACCGAGGAGGAGCTCTCCCGGGTCGAGGAGCTGACCCTGCGCACCAGCCAGATGAACGCCACGGGTGTGCACTACTCCATCGCCGCCCTGCGCGCGCTGCTGGCCGACCCGCACCACGAGGTACTGGTGACCACGCTCACCGACCGGTTCGGGCCGCACGGCGCGGTCGGTCTGCAACTGCTGGAGAAGCACGCGTCCGTCTGGCATCTGAAGCTCCTGGCCACGTCCTGCCGCGTGGTGTCGTTCGGCGCCGGCTCGGTGATCCTCGGCTGGCTGGCCGGCGAGGCCGCGCGCGCGGGCGTGCACCTGATCGCCGACTTCCGGCCTACCGAGCGCAACCGGATGATGGAGGTCGCCTACCGCTTCGCCGGCTTCACCGGCGAGCCGTGCGATTGCCGGGCCGGACTCGCCCCGCCGCGGGAGCCGGGTGTGGAGCGCCTCCACCTGCTTCCCGAACCCCATGACCCCCCACCCACGATGGAGCTGCACGCCCCCCGCCTGGCATAG